The Tachypleus tridentatus isolate NWPU-2018 chromosome 5, ASM421037v1, whole genome shotgun sequence genome includes a window with the following:
- the LOC143250409 gene encoding popeye domain-containing protein 1-like yields the protein MVTNFCHALFLTYVSIPARIQPELLDLYNKIFTPLKVEKKTFKELVSSADILSLKSGECYAVEGVTIAGEQLSILLSGKMEATCKDILLHYLHPNEFIDSPEWEGHSLDSDKVYQVTLTAVEPCRYICWPRRDLQLFLNIDPFMSVIIHNLIGKDITNKLYSLNEFHQPSEKQATSFSASDWWRYQIPRSLSVDAVHTGTKGHVRSVSWKTRDHREHTAPSHKKGSSPPNIPCHFAHCSDPGQFHSLSRLSSSKTVARASAAWHFPSDESSSSSASSSSFRTTSRHVPGHVSFETSV from the exons ATGGTGACCAACTTTTGCCACGCACTTTTCCTGACCTACGTCAGCATTCCAGCTCGGATCCAACCAGAGTTGCTAGACCTGTATAACAAAATTTTCACTCCTCTGAAGGTCGAGAAGAAAACCTTTAAAGAGTTGGTGAGCAGCGCGGATATCTTGTCTCTAAAGTCCGGAGAATGCTACGCTGTAGAGGGCGTAACTATAGCCGGTGAACAACTCTCTATCCTGCTCAGTGGAAA GATGGAAGCTACCTGTAAGGACATTTTACTACACTATCTCCATCCCAACGAGTTTATTGACTCTCCCGAATGGGAAGGACATTCTCTGGACAGTGATAAAGTTTATCAG GTCACTCTCACAGCAGTAGAGCCATGTCGTTATATATGTTGGCCGAGAAGAGACCTTCAGTTGTTTTTAAACATCGATCCCTTTATGAGTGTAATTATTCATAATCTAATCGGAAaagatataacaaacaaactttattcacTGAACGAATTTCATCAACCTTCGGAGAAACAAGCTACGAGTTTTTCTGCGTCCGATTGGTGGCGCTACCAGATTCCCAGAAGCCTCAGCGTGGATGCTGTTCATACGGGAACTAAAGGGCACGTAAGATCGGTTTCATGGAAGACACGTGACCATAGAGAGCACACAGCTCCGTCTCATAAGAAAG GATCATCGCCACCAAACATACCCTGCCACTTTGCACATTGTTCTGATCCTGGTCAATTCCATAGTCTGTCTCGGCTATCTTCGTCGAAGACTGTTGCACGTGCTTCTGCCGCCTGGCACTTTCCCTCTGATGAATCCTCATCatcttctgcttcttcctccagcTTTCGGACTACGTCTCGCCACGTCCCAGGTCACGTGTCATTTGAGACATCAGTGTAA